The following are from one region of the Nicotiana tomentosiformis chromosome 7, ASM39032v3, whole genome shotgun sequence genome:
- the LOC104112901 gene encoding uncharacterized protein: protein MGILVDRKVRESVVEVRRVGERLMTIKLVVGESTLNVVSAYASHAGLAKEIKRRFWEGLDEIVRQVLPAERLFIGRDFNGRIGSTASGYGEVHGGFGFGERNGEVTSLMDFAKAFGLVTANSSFPKRDEHLVTFQNAVAKTQIDYLLLKRCDRGL, encoded by the coding sequence ATGGGTATCTTGGTGGATAGGAAAGTGCGAGAGTCtgtggttgaggttagacgagtgGGTGAAAGATTGATGACTATTAAGTTAGTAGTTGGAGAGTCCACCTTAAACGTCGTCAGTGCTTACGCATCGCATGCGGGCTTGGCTAAGGAGATTAAACGACGCTTCTGGgaggggttagatgagattgtgcgccAGGTTCTGCCTGCGGAGAGGCTATTTATAGGAAGGGATTTCAATGGTCGTATTGGGTCGACTGCAAGTGGTTATGGtgaggtgcatggaggcttcggttttggggagaggaacggagaAGTTACCTCGCTAatggacttcgctaaggcttttgggttggtgactGCGAACTCTAGCTTTCCAAAGAGAGAtgagcatttggttacttttcaaaatgcggtggcAAAGACTCAGATCGACTATCTCCTCCTCAagaggtgtgacagagggttgtga
- the LOC138895317 gene encoding secreted RxLR effector protein 161-like: MKASKVIDTLIATTANLDMDESGSPVNQTMYRGIIGSLLYLTASRPDIVFNVGLCVRFQSNPKESHLKAAKRILRYLKGTQELVLYYPSGDNFNIVGYVDADYAGYLVDRKSTSGMAHFLGSYLISWGTRKQNSVALSIAEAEYVAAASCYAQLL, from the coding sequence ATGAAAGCATCAAAGGTGATTGACACCCTCATTGCCACTACCGCTAATCTAGACATGGATGAATCTGGCTCTCCTGTAAATCAAACAATGTATCGAGGCATTATTGGATCACTCCTCTACCTCACTGCCAGCAGGCCAGATATTGTATTCAATGTGGGTTTATGTGTAAGGTTTCAATCAAATCCCAAGGAATCTCATCTAAAAGCTGCTAAAAGGATTCTGAGATATCTTAAGGGAACACAGGAACTGGTTCTGTATTACCCTTCAGGTGACAACTTTAATATTGTTGGTTATGTTGATGCTGACTATGCAGGTTACCTTGTGGACAGGAAGAGCACATCTGGAATGGCTCATTTCCTAGGATCCTATCTGATTTCATGGGGTACAAGGAAGCAAAATTCAGTAGCTCTCTCAATAGCAGAAGCAGAATATGTTGCTGCAGCATCCTGCTATGCTCAGCTCTTGTGA